In the Mytilus galloprovincialis chromosome 10, xbMytGall1.hap1.1, whole genome shotgun sequence genome, one interval contains:
- the LOC143047525 gene encoding uncharacterized protein LOC143047525: protein MDVTYRSTILLVVVCFAAVNSKPRIATKHVNGIEAATVSQTTTDQNTSASSATTTRDSNITGQTTELSNVTIQTTITPNITTTKNFNFTVEPTTPNANVTMEPVTKASNVTLEPTTKNPNGTVEPTTTNPNVTVEPTTRNPNITVEPTTTQPNVTVEPTTKTPNVTVEPTTKNANVTVEPTTTNPNVTVEPTTKNPNATMEPTITNPNVTVEPTTTHPNVTAEPTTTNRNVTVEQTTTNPNVTVEPTTKNPNATMEPTTTNRNVTVEPTTTHQNVTVEPTTTKPNVTVEPTTTNPNITVEPTTTHQNVTVEPTTTKPNITVEPTTTNPNVAVEPTTKNPNVTVEPTTPNPNVTVEPTTQNPNVTVEPTTTNPNVTVEPTTKHPNVTVEPTTIHPNITVEPTTTNPNVTVEPTTTNPNVTVEPSTLPSNMSTPVSTPKTNPHPTTHAMPTTTKKYKFNGASFVGGIVLGVGVSVVILMIVYFLKCRKRDAGYERM from the coding sequence CAACGAAGCATGTCAATGGCATTGAAGCAGCAACTGTCAGTCAGACAACAACCGACCAAAACACATCAGCTAGTTCTGCAACGACTACAAGAGACTCAAACATTACTGGTCAGACAACCGAACTCTCCAATGTTACCATTCAAACAACGATAACTCCAAATATTACGACCACGAAAAATTTTAACTTTACTGTAGAGCCAACAACTCCAAATGCAAATGTTACAATGGAACCCGTAACTAAGGCCTCAAACGTGACACTAGAACCAACAACGAAAAACCCAAATGGGACAGTAGAACCAACAACCACAAACCCTAATGTTACAGTAGAACCAACAACAAGAAACCCAAATATTACAGTAGAACCAACAACCACACAACCAAATGTTACAGTAGAGCCAACAACTAAAACCCCAAATGTTACAGTAGAACCAACAACTAAAAACGCCAATGTGACAGTAGAACCAACAACCACAAACCCAAATGTTACAGTAGAACCAACAACGAAAAATCCCAATGCTACAATGGAACCAACAATCACAAACCCAAATGTTACAGTAGAACCAACGACCACACACCCAAATGTTACAGCAGAACCAACAACAACAAACCGAAATGTTACAGTAGAACAAACAACCACAAACCCCAATGTTACAGTAGAACCAACAACGAAAAATCCCAATGCTACAATGGAACCAACAACCACAAACCGAAATGTTACAGTAGAACCAACAACAACACACCAAAATGTAACTGTAGAACCAACAACCACAAAACCAAATGTTACAGTAGAACCAACAACCACAAACCCAAATATTACAGTAGAACCAACAACCACACACCAAAATGTAACTGTAGAACCAACAACCACAAAACCAAATATTACAGTAGAACCAACAACCACAAACCCAAATGTTGCAGTAGAACCAACAACGAAAAACCCAAATGTTACAGTAGAACCAACAACACCAAACCCAAATGTTACAGTAGAACCAACAACTCAAAACCCAAATGTTACAGTAGAACCAACAACCACAAACCCAAATGTTACAGTAGAACCAACAACGAAACACCCCAATGTTACAGTAGAACCAACAACCATACACCCAAATATAACTGTAGAACCAACAACCACAAACCCAAATGTTACAGTAGAACCAACAACCACAAACCCAAATGTTACAGTAGAACCATCAACTCTCCCAAGTAATATGTCTACACCAGTGTCAACTCCAAAAACGAATCCACATCCAACAACACATGCAATGCCGACCACTACGAAGAAGTATAAATTTAATGGTGCAAGTTTTGTAGGAGGAATAGTGTTAGGAGTCGGAGTATCAGTTGTTATACTAATGattgtttactttttgaaatgCAGAAAACGTGATGCCGGCTACGAAAGAATGTGA